A single region of the Pseudalkalibacillus berkeleyi genome encodes:
- a CDS encoding site-2 protease family protein — MWKFINLIRINPLLWLVAATGILTGYFREFLILFIVIFIHEIGHALAALFFKWRLVKVEMLPFGGVAEMDEYGNRPYLEEIVVTLAGPIQHLWMIGLSSLLLLTGYGDPVLIEKFISINWMILLFNLLPLWPLDGGKLLFLFLTVFLPYKRAKSTMLVASISLLFLFMISTILIYSFHLNLLIVLSFLLYAHYVEWKHQSYMYIRFLLERLNIMEKSRKKKVILVEPTMTLDGVLSKLHKGYLHEVHVKTTPPFVCNEKELLNAYFKRSARTCAIQDLFR; from the coding sequence ATGTGGAAATTTATAAATTTGATTAGGATCAATCCGCTTCTGTGGCTCGTGGCAGCGACTGGTATTCTTACAGGTTATTTTAGGGAATTTCTAATCTTATTTATTGTGATTTTCATTCACGAGATCGGTCATGCATTAGCTGCGCTCTTCTTCAAATGGCGTTTAGTTAAGGTAGAAATGCTCCCGTTCGGTGGCGTGGCGGAAATGGATGAGTACGGAAACCGACCCTATTTAGAGGAAATAGTCGTGACTTTGGCGGGACCCATTCAACATTTATGGATGATTGGTTTATCTTCCCTCTTGCTATTAACGGGGTATGGAGACCCTGTATTAATCGAAAAGTTTATCTCAATCAACTGGATGATTCTGTTGTTCAACCTCCTCCCTTTGTGGCCATTGGATGGTGGCAAGCTTCTTTTTTTGTTTCTGACAGTATTTCTTCCTTATAAACGTGCGAAGAGTACGATGCTGGTTGCTTCAATAAGTTTATTATTCCTATTTATGATTTCGACGATCCTCATTTATTCGTTCCATCTAAATCTACTAATTGTATTGTCATTCTTGCTATATGCGCATTATGTGGAATGGAAGCACCAATCCTATATGTATATCCGATTTTTATTAGAGCGGTTGAATATAATGGAGAAATCCAGGAAAAAGAAAGTGATTTTAGTTGAACCAACTATGACTTTAGATGGTGTCCTTTCCAAACTCCATAAAGGATATCTTCATGAAGTACATGTTAAGACCACCCCACCTTTTGTTTGCAATGAGAAGGAACTATTGAACGCTTATTTTAAGAGAAGCGCTAGGACATGTGCAATCCAAGATCTTTTTCGTTAA
- a CDS encoding Rne/Rng family ribonuclease: MDQIIFNLTTSEKRAAIIQDGKVVEILIERPDAYPKAENIYLGRVIKVLPGMQAAFVDIGHEQNGFIHATDLVNDHNQERPINEVIHEGQTIVVQVKREASKNKGPLLTGNIAIPGENLVYLPFGEYVAVSKKLTENGRDQVKLAGEALIEGQEGVIMRTSSAKTSRDKLEEEFYELRHKWHHILGKSKSMSEVHLLFEGKSIIDTALNNHLAKEAELVFDEFKAYQKCKNILSKNYKLSLYKGHENIFSYYQVDASIQKALNQSIWLKNGGHIQIDYTEALTVIDVNTGKFTGKQDRAQAILQTNLLAAEETARQLRLRNISGMVVIDFIRMSDERHRLEVQKHLKTALESDPIQTRIYGFTALGIMELTRQKVRDSLHAIMKDDCNRCQSPHQQFSVKTLFYELERRVHELSTTEEEGVWVELSSELYSYIHENQSDRLEHISNLIPARLFVTKSIDSEGPNIRIRHIGQKADIEARIDKE; encoded by the coding sequence ATGGATCAAATTATTTTTAATTTAACCACTTCAGAAAAAAGAGCGGCAATTATCCAGGACGGAAAAGTAGTTGAAATTCTGATTGAACGACCAGACGCTTATCCGAAAGCGGAAAATATCTATCTGGGCCGCGTTATTAAAGTCCTTCCGGGCATGCAAGCTGCATTTGTTGATATAGGACATGAACAAAATGGCTTCATTCATGCAACGGATCTCGTTAATGATCATAACCAAGAACGCCCCATTAATGAAGTCATTCATGAAGGTCAAACTATTGTGGTACAGGTCAAGCGAGAAGCATCGAAAAACAAGGGTCCTCTTCTGACGGGTAATATTGCAATACCAGGAGAAAACCTTGTTTATTTGCCGTTTGGAGAGTATGTTGCGGTTTCAAAAAAGCTAACAGAAAACGGAAGGGATCAGGTTAAGCTTGCTGGGGAAGCTTTGATTGAAGGGCAAGAGGGGGTCATCATGAGGACCTCAAGTGCCAAGACATCAAGAGATAAGCTTGAAGAAGAATTTTATGAATTACGACATAAATGGCACCACATTCTTGGGAAGTCGAAGAGTATGAGTGAAGTTCATTTATTGTTTGAAGGAAAATCTATAATCGATACGGCTTTAAATAATCATTTAGCCAAAGAGGCGGAGTTAGTATTTGACGAGTTTAAAGCTTATCAAAAGTGTAAAAATATATTATCAAAAAATTACAAGCTATCACTCTATAAAGGACATGAGAATATCTTTTCTTATTATCAAGTTGACGCATCCATTCAAAAAGCATTGAATCAGTCAATTTGGTTAAAAAACGGTGGACATATTCAAATTGATTATACAGAAGCATTGACCGTCATTGACGTTAATACAGGGAAATTTACAGGCAAACAAGATCGTGCCCAGGCAATCCTTCAGACCAATCTACTTGCTGCTGAAGAAACGGCCAGACAACTTAGACTCCGTAATATTAGTGGTATGGTTGTGATTGATTTCATACGAATGTCAGACGAACGTCACCGATTGGAAGTTCAAAAGCATTTAAAGACAGCTTTAGAAAGTGATCCGATACAAACGAGGATTTATGGGTTCACAGCGCTTGGTATAATGGAGTTAACAAGACAAAAGGTAAGAGATAGTCTACACGCAATAATGAAGGATGACTGTAATCGCTGCCAATCACCACATCAACAATTCTCTGTAAAGACACTATTTTATGAGTTAGAACGACGTGTCCATGAACTTAGCACTACAGAAGAAGAAGGCGTCTGGGTCGAACTTTCGAGTGAATTATACTCTTATATTCATGAAAATCAATCAGACCGGTTAGAGCATATATCAAATCTTATACCTGCTCGGTTGTTTGTGACAAAGTCTATCGATTCAGAAGGACCTAATATTCGGATTCGACACATCGGTCAAAAAGCTGATATTGAAGCTAGAATAGATAAGGAATAA
- the rplU gene encoding 50S ribosomal protein L21 yields the protein MYAIIETGGKQFRVEEGQELFIEKLDAEAGETITFDRVLMVGGDDVKVGSPNVDGATVTAKVEKQGRNKKVVVYKFKPKKNYRRKQGHRQPYTKVVIDKING from the coding sequence ATGTACGCAATTATCGAAACAGGCGGGAAGCAATTCCGCGTTGAAGAAGGACAAGAGCTTTTCATCGAGAAATTGGATGCTGAAGCAGGTGAAACGATTACATTCGACCGTGTATTGATGGTAGGTGGAGACGACGTTAAAGTCGGAAGCCCTAACGTTGATGGCGCGACTGTTACGGCTAAAGTTGAGAAACAAGGCCGCAATAAGAAAGTCGTTGTTTACAAGTTCAAGCCTAAAAAGAACTATCGTCGTAAGCAAGGACATCGTCAGCCTTACACAAAAGTCGTTATTGACAAAATTAACGGATAA
- a CDS encoding M23 family metallopeptidase: MKNRADEVRRKYQNQIKSHRNNVDESSSNRLSVLNRNSNGGHPLFSSEGFLFRVMAAICLFLVIGIIFKNPSAPLGNIQGYVNNAFEEEFQFASVANWYENRFGKPLTLFPTDSKNKTADSIGKASNYALPANAKVLQSFKDNGKGVLLETGSNTDVSSIKEGFIIFIGEKEQLGKTVVVQHFDGSESWYGKLNKISEEIKLYNYIDAGADLGKVTKEEKSDTGLFYFAIKDNGGFIDPLKALSSD; encoded by the coding sequence ATGAAAAATAGAGCGGATGAGGTTAGAAGGAAGTACCAGAACCAAATTAAAAGCCATCGGAACAATGTGGACGAATCCTCTTCTAATCGTCTTAGTGTTTTAAATAGAAATAGCAATGGAGGACACCCATTGTTTTCATCAGAAGGATTTCTTTTCAGAGTTATGGCAGCGATATGTCTATTTTTAGTTATAGGTATCATTTTCAAAAACCCTTCTGCCCCTTTAGGGAATATACAGGGTTATGTGAATAATGCGTTTGAGGAAGAGTTCCAATTTGCTTCTGTCGCGAACTGGTATGAAAATCGTTTCGGGAAGCCGCTCACTTTATTTCCAACTGATTCCAAGAACAAAACGGCTGACTCGATTGGGAAAGCAAGTAATTACGCACTTCCAGCAAACGCGAAAGTTCTACAATCCTTTAAAGATAACGGTAAAGGTGTCTTATTAGAGACGGGCAGTAATACAGATGTTTCCTCAATAAAAGAAGGGTTCATCATCTTCATTGGAGAGAAAGAACAACTTGGAAAGACGGTTGTGGTCCAACATTTCGATGGAAGTGAATCGTGGTATGGCAAATTAAATAAAATTAGTGAGGAAATTAAACTATATAATTATATTGATGCAGGTGCGGATTTAGGAAAAGTAACTAAGGAAGAGAAATCTGATACAGGTTTATTCTATTTTGCAATAAAGGATAATGGCGGATTCATCGATCCTCTAAAGGCGTTATCCTCAGATTGA
- a CDS encoding Maf family protein produces MKRLILASGSPRRKELLETAHLPFIIQKSSVNENISDEYTPAEIVEQLSLRKAKDIAQYYPDDVVLGSDTVVVYDGQVLGKPKSDEDAYETLSKLSGKTHQVYTGVAIISEEREICFHEATEVTFWTLTSEEIKEYVSLGECKDKAGSYGIQGYGSTLVKQINGDYFNVVGLPISRTVRELKSFDITKRSVTE; encoded by the coding sequence ATGAAACGCCTCATTTTAGCTTCAGGCTCACCTCGACGTAAAGAATTACTAGAAACAGCCCACCTTCCATTCATTATCCAAAAAAGTTCTGTAAATGAAAACATTAGTGATGAATACACACCTGCTGAAATTGTTGAGCAACTTTCCTTAAGAAAAGCAAAGGATATTGCCCAATATTACCCCGATGATGTCGTTCTAGGCTCAGATACTGTGGTTGTTTATGATGGCCAAGTATTAGGTAAGCCTAAAAGTGATGAAGATGCATACGAAACTTTATCAAAGCTTTCAGGAAAAACGCATCAAGTTTATACGGGTGTAGCAATTATTTCGGAGGAGCGGGAGATTTGTTTTCACGAAGCTACAGAAGTTACGTTTTGGACTTTGACTTCTGAGGAAATAAAGGAATATGTAAGCTTGGGTGAATGTAAAGATAAGGCTGGATCATATGGAATACAAGGCTATGGTTCAACTCTTGTCAAACAGATAAATGGTGATTATTTTAATGTTGTTGGTTTACCTATTTCACGGACTGTCCGTGAATTAAAGTCGTTCGACATTACAAAAAGATCAGTCACGGAATAA
- the minD gene encoding septum site-determining protein MinD yields the protein MGEAIVITSGKGGVGKTTTTANIGTSLALLGKKVCLIDTDIGLRNLDVVMGLENRIIYDLVDVAQNRCKLHQALIKDKRFECLYLLPAAQTKDKSAVTPDQMKRIVAELKQDYDYVIIDCPAGIEQGFKNAVAGADQSIVVTNPETASVRDADRIIGLLEQEDMESPKLIVNRLKAHMMENGDSLDVDEIVSILAIELLGIVVDDESVLGAANRGEPIALNPDTKASQAYRNIARRILGESVPLMSLEQDKGLFKKVKQFFGMRA from the coding sequence GTGGGTGAAGCGATCGTAATTACATCTGGAAAAGGCGGAGTTGGAAAGACGACAACTACAGCCAATATAGGGACGTCACTTGCACTCCTTGGAAAGAAAGTCTGTCTCATTGATACAGACATTGGACTTCGTAATCTGGACGTCGTCATGGGGCTTGAAAACAGAATCATATATGATTTAGTGGACGTTGCACAAAATCGATGTAAACTCCATCAAGCTCTGATCAAGGATAAGCGGTTTGAATGTTTATACCTTCTGCCAGCAGCGCAAACGAAAGATAAGAGTGCTGTCACCCCAGATCAGATGAAGCGGATTGTAGCGGAGCTTAAACAGGATTATGATTATGTAATCATTGATTGTCCTGCAGGAATTGAACAAGGATTTAAGAATGCAGTCGCAGGTGCAGATCAATCCATTGTCGTTACGAATCCTGAAACAGCTTCTGTAAGAGATGCCGACCGAATCATTGGGTTATTGGAGCAAGAGGATATGGAATCACCGAAACTGATTGTGAATCGGTTAAAAGCTCATATGATGGAAAATGGTGATTCTTTAGATGTAGACGAGATTGTTTCTATATTAGCGATTGAGCTATTAGGAATCGTAGTTGATGATGAATCGGTATTAGGTGCAGCTAATCGAGGCGAACCAATTGCCTTAAATCCAGATACAAAAGCGTCACAAGCTTATCGGAACATTGCTAGAAGAATTCTTGGTGAATCTGTTCCACTCATGTCCTTAGAGCAAGACAAGGGTCTCTTTAAGAAAGTGAAACAGTTTTTCGGAATGAGAGCATAA
- a CDS encoding ribosomal-processing cysteine protease Prp gives MLTVNIHRDQHNIVSFSISGHAESGPYGHDLVCAAVTAVSFGSVNAIEELCQVEPEVETRENGGYLLFKTPSSVNEETSKKMQLLLEGMLVSLRTIERDYGKYIKIEVLGGASHA, from the coding sequence ATGTTAACCGTCAATATTCATCGTGACCAGCACAACATCGTGTCTTTTAGCATTTCAGGACATGCTGAATCAGGTCCTTATGGACATGATCTTGTATGTGCAGCTGTAACAGCTGTATCCTTTGGATCTGTAAATGCAATCGAGGAGCTTTGTCAGGTTGAACCTGAAGTCGAAACTCGAGAAAATGGCGGATACTTACTTTTTAAAACACCTTCTTCAGTAAATGAAGAAACATCTAAGAAGATGCAACTTTTACTTGAAGGTATGCTGGTATCACTCAGAACAATCGAACGTGACTATGGAAAATATATTAAAATTGAGGTTTTAGGAGGTGCATCGCATGCTTAA
- the minC gene encoding septum site-determining protein MinC: protein MAQKQKQVNNHFVTIKGTKEGLILNLDDNCSFDHLLSELETKLIHPSENQPSDGPKIPVKVKVGKRYLTEQQEELLHKIIYQKKNLLVDAIESEVITKEYAEYMKKENEITSVSRMVRSGQILKVQGDLLLIGDVNPGGYIAATGNIFVMGSLKGIAHAGCEGRTSAIVSASIMIPSLVRIADQLFQDEEDEQEYDGVCAYLDDEDNQIKMDRLHILHQIRPGLNRL from the coding sequence ATGGCACAGAAACAGAAACAAGTAAACAACCATTTTGTAACGATAAAAGGGACGAAAGAAGGTCTTATCCTCAATTTAGATGATAATTGCTCCTTCGATCATTTGCTCTCTGAATTAGAAACAAAATTAATACATCCATCTGAGAACCAACCTTCTGATGGACCGAAAATACCCGTCAAGGTGAAAGTCGGCAAAAGGTATTTAACTGAGCAACAAGAAGAGCTCCTTCATAAAATTATTTATCAAAAGAAAAATCTCCTTGTTGACGCTATCGAATCAGAAGTGATCACGAAAGAGTATGCAGAATATATGAAGAAGGAAAATGAAATAACATCGGTAAGTCGGATGGTCCGATCAGGTCAGATTCTGAAAGTACAAGGTGACCTTTTGTTGATTGGCGATGTCAATCCAGGAGGTTATATTGCCGCCACTGGTAATATCTTTGTTATGGGATCGTTGAAAGGAATTGCTCATGCTGGCTGTGAAGGTCGTACCTCAGCAATCGTTTCAGCTTCAATCATGATTCCTTCTCTTGTACGAATTGCTGATCAATTATTTCAAGATGAAGAAGATGAACAAGAATATGATGGTGTATGTGCATACTTAGATGATGAGGACAATCAGATTAAAATGGATCGTCTGCACATTTTGCACCAGATCAGACCGGGTTTAAACCGACTGTAG
- a CDS encoding rod shape-determining protein — MFGGFSRDMGIDLGTANTLVYVKGKGVVVREPSVVAINTKSGDIEAVGNAAKNMIGRTPGNIVARRPMKDGVIADYDTTATMMKYYIQQAQKNRSVFSRKPFVMVCVPSGITHVEERAVKEATKQAGARDVETIEEPLAAAIGADLPVWEPTGSMVVDIGGGTTEVAIISLGGIVEKQSIRVAGDEMDDAIIQYIKKTYNVIIGERTAETIKLDIGSADTSDGMEEMDIRGRDLLTGLPKTISISSEEIAGALKDTVDTIMDAVKLALEKTPPELAADIMDRGIVLTGGGALLRNLDRIISEETKMPVIVAENALDCVAIGTGRAIENYQQVRNKPGFGGGRSKSKY; from the coding sequence ATGTTTGGTGGATTTTCAAGAGATATGGGAATTGATTTAGGTACTGCAAATACATTGGTATATGTGAAAGGGAAGGGTGTAGTTGTTCGTGAACCTTCCGTAGTTGCCATTAATACGAAAAGCGGAGATATCGAAGCAGTAGGTAATGCCGCTAAAAATATGATTGGTCGTACACCTGGAAACATCGTCGCACGCCGACCGATGAAAGATGGGGTTATTGCAGATTATGATACAACTGCAACGATGATGAAGTATTATATTCAACAAGCACAAAAGAATCGTTCAGTCTTTTCTCGTAAACCATTCGTGATGGTTTGTGTACCATCCGGAATTACTCACGTTGAAGAGCGCGCGGTTAAAGAAGCGACGAAACAAGCAGGAGCTCGTGACGTTGAGACGATCGAAGAACCGCTTGCAGCTGCAATTGGTGCGGACCTTCCAGTTTGGGAACCTACAGGTAGTATGGTAGTTGATATCGGTGGAGGAACGACGGAAGTAGCCATCATTTCACTTGGTGGAATTGTAGAGAAACAATCCATTCGTGTTGCTGGAGATGAAATGGACGACGCGATCATTCAGTACATCAAGAAAACGTACAATGTGATTATCGGTGAACGAACTGCAGAAACAATCAAACTTGATATTGGTTCAGCAGATACTTCAGATGGCATGGAAGAAATGGATATCCGTGGTCGTGACCTCTTAACAGGACTTCCGAAAACAATCTCCATTTCTAGTGAAGAAATTGCAGGTGCATTAAAAGATACGGTAGATACGATCATGGATGCTGTTAAGCTGGCATTAGAAAAGACGCCACCTGAATTAGCAGCAGATATTATGGATCGTGGGATTGTGTTAACTGGTGGTGGAGCTTTACTACGTAACCTTGACCGAATCATTAGTGAAGAAACGAAAATGCCGGTAATTGTGGCAGAAAATGCATTAGACTGCGTAGCGATTGGTACAGGTCGTGCAATTGAAAACTATCAACAGGTTAGAAACAAGCCTGGATTTGGTGGCGGCCGTTCTAAATCAAAATATTAA
- the rpmA gene encoding 50S ribosomal protein L27 yields MLKLNLQYFASKKGVGSTKNGRDSISKRLGAKRADGQTVSGGSILFRQRGTKIYPGKNVGRGGDDTLFAKVDGVVRFERLGRNRKQVSVYPVAKEA; encoded by the coding sequence ATGCTTAAATTAAACCTGCAGTACTTCGCATCCAAAAAGGGTGTTGGTAGTACGAAGAACGGTCGTGACTCAATCTCTAAACGCCTAGGGGCTAAAAGAGCTGATGGGCAAACAGTTTCAGGTGGATCTATTCTTTTCCGTCAACGCGGAACAAAAATCTATCCTGGTAAAAACGTAGGCCGCGGCGGAGATGACACTCTATTTGCTAAGGTTGACGGCGTTGTTCGTTTTGAACGTCTTGGTCGTAACCGTAAGCAAGTAAGTGTTTACCCAGTAGCCAAAGAAGCGTAA
- the radC gene encoding RadC family protein: MKPLTIRDFPLNERPRERMLKEGANVLSNQELLAILLRSGTKEESVLQLAQRVIQQFEGLNLLKDATVDELTSVKGIGNAKAIEILASLELGKRVSRLQLDERYIIRSPDDGANYVMDEMRFLSQEHFVCIYLNTKNQVLHKQTVFIGSLNASIVHPREVFKEAMKRSAASIICFHNHPSGDPSPSREDIEVTQRLTECGKIMGIDLLDHIIIGDQKFVSLKEKGYV, translated from the coding sequence ATGAAACCCTTAACCATCCGTGATTTTCCATTGAATGAAAGACCGAGAGAGCGTATGCTAAAAGAAGGTGCAAACGTTCTTTCCAATCAAGAATTACTAGCGATTTTATTACGTTCCGGGACGAAAGAAGAATCGGTGCTTCAACTTGCACAAAGAGTTATTCAACAATTTGAAGGACTTAACCTTTTGAAAGATGCGACCGTTGATGAGCTGACTTCTGTCAAAGGAATTGGCAATGCAAAGGCGATAGAGATTCTTGCATCACTAGAACTCGGAAAACGTGTAAGTCGCTTACAATTAGATGAACGTTATATTATTCGATCTCCGGATGATGGTGCGAATTATGTAATGGATGAGATGCGCTTCTTATCACAAGAGCATTTCGTTTGCATCTATTTGAATACGAAAAATCAAGTATTGCATAAGCAAACGGTTTTCATTGGGAGTTTAAATGCTTCCATTGTTCATCCAAGAGAAGTTTTTAAGGAAGCAATGAAGAGGTCCGCTGCCTCCATCATTTGTTTCCACAATCATCCAAGTGGAGACCCTAGTCCGAGTCGGGAGGATATTGAAGTCACACAACGTTTAACCGAATGCGGAAAGATTATGGGGATAGACCTTTTGGATCACATTATTATTGGAGATCAAAAATTCGTTAGTCTTAAAGAAAAAGGCTACGTTTAG
- a CDS encoding Spo0B C-terminal domain-containing protein, with protein sequence MKGKMDSVSLLRHARHDWLNQLQLIKGNLALDRTDRAKEIIDQVVQEAKNEAKVSNLKMPMLAELFLTYNWLQNQYRLDYEVIGTERDLSKYDQPLFEWTSCFLSEIEKHVVMDSEPHLMVTIQLFEDKVRISYDFAGVLDVQNIEQSMDSSQITVHNSIRIIESYSQENELLYILELG encoded by the coding sequence ATGAAGGGAAAAATGGATTCAGTAAGCCTTTTACGTCATGCTCGTCATGATTGGCTGAATCAACTTCAATTGATTAAAGGTAACCTGGCATTAGACCGTACAGATCGAGCGAAGGAAATTATTGATCAAGTCGTTCAAGAAGCTAAGAATGAAGCGAAAGTATCAAATCTAAAAATGCCTATGTTGGCAGAGTTATTTTTAACCTACAACTGGCTGCAAAATCAGTATAGGTTAGATTATGAAGTGATTGGAACAGAACGTGATTTATCAAAGTACGATCAACCATTGTTTGAATGGACTTCTTGTTTTTTAAGTGAAATTGAAAAACACGTTGTAATGGATAGTGAACCTCATTTAATGGTAACCATTCAACTGTTTGAGGATAAAGTACGGATTAGTTATGACTTTGCAGGTGTTTTGGATGTTCAGAACATTGAGCAATCAATGGATTCATCGCAAATAACCGTACATAATTCAATTAGAATCATCGAAAGCTACAGTCAGGAAAATGAACTGTTGTATATCCTTGAATTAGGATAA
- the mreD gene encoding rod shape-determining protein MreD — MIRFLLPFLTYLLFISESTLMQVFTPQHMDNETIIIPRFVVIMVCFIGMYITPMRGVLYGVAFGLLYDLIFTDLIGVYMFSMGLTAYITTFIARYFHGNIFVTLFVMIIGLSAFEFLVFGLYTLIDIANMNLEIFVYQRYLPTLLLNCVFVVLVYYPLRKWLINIAIDLEEK; from the coding sequence ATGATTCGCTTTCTTCTTCCTTTTCTTACATACCTGTTATTTATTAGCGAAAGTACATTGATGCAAGTTTTCACACCACAGCATATGGACAACGAGACGATTATCATTCCTAGGTTTGTCGTCATCATGGTGTGCTTCATTGGCATGTATATTACGCCAATGAGGGGTGTACTTTATGGCGTTGCTTTTGGCCTTTTATATGACCTTATTTTTACAGATCTAATCGGAGTTTACATGTTTTCAATGGGGTTAACGGCTTATATTACGACATTTATCGCGCGTTATTTCCACGGAAACATTTTTGTGACATTATTCGTTATGATTATCGGACTTTCGGCATTTGAATTCTTGGTGTTCGGATTGTACACCTTAATCGATATTGCGAATATGAACTTAGAAATATTTGTTTATCAGCGATATCTACCTACGTTGTTGTTGAATTGTGTGTTCGTTGTTTTGGTCTATTACCCACTTCGAAAATGGTTAATCAACATCGCGATTGACTTAGAAGAAAAATAG
- the mreC gene encoding rod shape-determining protein MreC: MPQFFSNKRLIILLVSMIVLVAMIGFSMKERENISWPEQLLHDTVGWTQSIFYKPANFVAGFFGNAVEMKEIYEQNKVLKQQLNEYDKLASRVKDLKKDNESLRGTLKKEQTLSDYTVWHGTIIGRAPERWYQFIQIDVGKQAGIKPNMAVITDKGLIGKIHKVSAFHSTVELISNHDPNSRISAVVQGEKERVYGLIQGFDQKQKLLTMKMIGIDKELKKGQTVTTSGLGGIFPKGREIGKIVRFEPDKVEPTQTAYIEPAADLYDIHHVMVVKRKIQEVETETDTNTVEEEETS, from the coding sequence GTGCCGCAGTTTTTCTCGAACAAACGTCTTATTATTCTGTTAGTTAGTATGATTGTTCTCGTAGCCATGATTGGTTTCTCAATGAAAGAAAGAGAAAATATTTCATGGCCGGAACAACTCTTACATGATACTGTTGGCTGGACTCAGTCAATCTTCTATAAACCCGCGAACTTTGTGGCGGGTTTCTTTGGGAATGCCGTTGAAATGAAAGAGATTTACGAACAAAATAAAGTGCTCAAACAACAATTGAATGAGTATGATAAGCTGGCTAGTCGTGTGAAAGATTTAAAGAAAGATAACGAATCACTTCGTGGGACATTGAAAAAGGAGCAAACCCTTTCAGATTACACGGTTTGGCATGGGACAATTATTGGAAGAGCTCCTGAGAGATGGTATCAATTTATCCAAATTGATGTCGGGAAGCAGGCCGGAATTAAGCCGAATATGGCCGTTATAACGGATAAAGGACTCATTGGTAAAATCCATAAAGTTTCTGCTTTTCACTCTACCGTTGAACTCATCAGTAACCATGATCCGAATAGTCGAATCTCAGCCGTGGTGCAAGGTGAAAAAGAGAGGGTTTATGGTTTAATCCAAGGATTTGATCAGAAGCAGAAACTACTCACAATGAAGATGATCGGAATCGATAAAGAGTTAAAAAAGGGCCAGACGGTTACAACATCCGGATTAGGCGGTATCTTTCCTAAAGGTCGTGAAATCGGAAAAATTGTGAGGTTTGAACCTGATAAAGTTGAACCTACACAAACAGCTTATATCGAACCGGCTGCAGACCTTTATGATATCCATCATGTTATGGTCGTGAAACGGAAAATACAAGAAGTCGAAACCGAAACTGATACGAATACGGTAGAGGAGGAAGAAACGTCATGA